CCCCGGAGGTTTCGAGGGATGAGGAACGGGTTGGAGGCTCGCTCCACGGCCATAGACGTCGTCGGGCCGTGCCCGGGAAGCAACGCCAAAGAATCGGCCAACGGCAGCACGACATCTTGCAGGCTGGCCTGCATGGCGGCGTCGTCGGAGTGCGGTAGGTCGGTGCGCCCGATGGAGCCGCGGAAGACCACGTCGCCAACAAGCACCATTTCCGCATGCTCAAGCAACACACTGCCTGGCGAGTGGCCCGGGGCGTGGCGCACCGTGAAGGACTCACCGACGAAGTCATAGACCTCGCCGTCAACGAAGAAGCGCAGGTCCTCGATGGGGGTCATAGAGTCGGCGTCGAAGAGCTGCCGGGATTGCTCGGACACTCCCTCGCCGCGGTCGAGCATGAAGGCGTCATCGGCGTGGATGTACACCGGGCATTGCCACGCGGCGGCGAGGTCACCGGCGTCGCGCGTGTGGTCGATGTGGCCATGTGTGAGCAGGATGGCCTCCGGGGCCAGGCCCTCCTTGTTAAGCTTCGACACCAGGAAGTTACGGGTATGCATGCCAGGATCGACGACGACGGCCCGTCCCCCACCGGACACGACGTAGGTGTTGGTGCGAAACGGGCCGGCGCTGAAACCAGAAATCTCCATACCCGTGGAGACTACTCGCGGCTACTTCAGCGCTGCGAGTGCGGCGTCGTAATCCGGCTCGTTGGTGATCTCAGACACCAGCTCCGTGTA
Above is a genomic segment from Corynebacterium uterequi containing:
- a CDS encoding MBL fold metallo-hydrolase, with product MEISGFSAGPFRTNTYVVSGGGRAVVVDPGMHTRNFLVSKLNKEGLAPEAILLTHGHIDHTRDAGDLAAAWQCPVYIHADDAFMLDRGEGVSEQSRQLFDADSMTPIEDLRFFVDGEVYDFVGESFTVRHAPGHSPGSVLLEHAEMVLVGDVVFRGSIGRTDLPHSDDAAMQASLQDVVLPLADSLALLPGHGPTTSMAVERASNPFLIPRNLRGTL